One genomic region from Actinomycetota bacterium encodes:
- the cysS gene encoding cysteine--tRNA ligase, which translates to MRVYDTAAREVVELELGPLVTMYTCGITPYDATHVGHAATYVLYDLVQRRLRDAGHRTQCVRNVTDVDDDILRRARELGVNYLDLAAEEVARFKADMVALNVLEVFSEPAASSAIHDILGFIGMVLDRGHAYRSGGAVYFSVSSFERFGQVSHLGRDDMLALAAERGGNPGDPAKHDPLDFVLWQPSAPDEPAWESMWGPGRPGWHIECSALALRELGTTVDIHGGGSDLIFPHHECEAAQSEAATGERFVRYWLHAPMVNLDGTKMSKSLGNLVFVSELVKEHDPMAVRLALLHHHYRRPWEWTDELLAVAARRLELWRAAGEGDGALGEVRAALDEDVDTPRALAAVDEAAATGVGVSRAAGLLGVSLAPEGIS; encoded by the coding sequence ATGCGTGTCTACGACACGGCCGCCCGGGAGGTGGTCGAGCTCGAGCTGGGGCCGCTGGTGACCATGTACACGTGCGGGATCACCCCCTATGACGCAACCCACGTCGGCCACGCCGCCACCTACGTGCTCTACGACCTCGTGCAGCGCCGCCTGCGCGACGCCGGCCACCGCACCCAGTGCGTGCGCAACGTGACCGACGTGGACGACGACATCCTGCGGCGGGCCCGCGAGCTGGGCGTGAACTACCTCGACCTGGCGGCCGAGGAGGTGGCCCGGTTCAAGGCCGACATGGTCGCCCTCAACGTGTTGGAGGTCTTCAGCGAGCCGGCGGCCTCGTCGGCGATCCACGACATCCTGGGCTTCATCGGGATGGTGCTCGACCGGGGCCACGCCTACCGGTCGGGTGGGGCCGTGTACTTCAGCGTGTCGAGCTTCGAACGTTTCGGCCAGGTCAGCCACCTGGGGCGCGACGACATGCTGGCCCTGGCTGCCGAGCGGGGCGGCAACCCCGGCGACCCGGCCAAGCACGACCCGCTCGACTTCGTGCTGTGGCAGCCCTCGGCCCCCGACGAACCCGCATGGGAGTCGATGTGGGGCCCGGGCCGGCCGGGCTGGCACATCGAGTGCTCGGCCCTGGCCCTGCGGGAGCTGGGCACGACCGTCGACATCCACGGCGGGGGGAGCGACCTGATCTTCCCCCACCACGAGTGCGAGGCGGCCCAGTCCGAGGCAGCCACCGGGGAGCGGTTCGTGCGCTACTGGCTGCACGCCCCCATGGTCAACCTCGATGGCACCAAGATGTCCAAGTCGCTGGGCAACCTGGTGTTCGTGAGCGAACTGGTCAAAGAGCACGACCCCATGGCCGTGCGCCTGGCCCTGCTTCACCACCACTACCGGCGCCCCTGGGAGTGGACCGACGAGCTGCTGGCGGTGGCCGCCCGGCGCCTGGAGCTCTGGCGGGCGGCCGGGGAAGGCGACGGTGCGCTGGGCGAGGTGCGGGCCGCCCTCGACGAGGACGTCGACACCCCCCGTGCCCTGGCGGCCGTCGACGAGGCGGCGGCCACCGGCGTCGGCGTCAGCCGGGCAGCCGGGCTGCTGGGCGTTAGCCTGGCCCCGGAGGGCATCAGCTGA
- a CDS encoding choice-of-anchor D domain-containing protein — translation MSERSRSFFTTTTGLVTGLAALLTAVVGFLTVGTQLGWLGGGGDGPATTTTVAGTGAGGVATTAAGPPTFTVEPSRVTFEALGQREVLVTVRNNGTSAITWRPFTISGPDAAAFSVTDVSCLPQVAAGRSCEVRVRFAPPRSGDYAARLVVEPQGGTAREVDVTGRHIL, via the coding sequence ATGAGTGAACGGAGCCGCTCCTTCTTCACTACGACCACGGGCCTGGTGACGGGCCTGGCCGCCCTGCTGACGGCGGTCGTGGGCTTTCTGACCGTCGGGACCCAGCTGGGCTGGCTGGGCGGCGGCGGCGACGGCCCGGCGACGACGACCACCGTGGCCGGCACGGGGGCGGGCGGCGTGGCGACCACGGCCGCGGGGCCGCCGACCTTCACCGTCGAGCCGTCCCGGGTGACCTTCGAGGCCCTGGGCCAGCGGGAGGTCCTCGTCACGGTACGCAACAACGGCACGTCGGCCATCACGTGGCGCCCGTTCACGATATCCGGCCCCGACGCGGCCGCCTTCTCGGTGACCGACGTGTCGTGCCTGCCCCAGGTGGCCGCCGGCCGGTCGTGCGAGGTGCGGGTGCGCTTCGCCCCGCCCCGTAGCGGCGACTACGCGGCCCGGCTGGTGGTGGAGCCCCAGGGCGGCACGGCCCGCGAGGTCGACGTCACCGGCCGCCACATCCTGTAG
- the thrS gene encoding threonine--tRNA ligase, which translates to MSETIEVRLPDGSSRSLPAGATAADLAAAIGPRLAKAAVAATVDGAAYDVHRPLPDGAEVAIVTSNTDEGREVLRHSTAHVMAQAVCDLFPGARYAIGPPIDDGFYYDFDLPGGVHFSDDDLARIEARMREIVAEDQPFVREELSRQQGLEVFADQPFKVEIIEGVDPGEGADAAVVSTYRNNSWVDLCRGPHVPSTARLGAFRLMKVAGAYWRGDERRPMLQRIYGTAWESNQALADHLHRLEEAEKRDHRKLGAELDLFHFPPEIGSGLPVFHPKGGLVRKLMEDYSKAEHEKAGYEFVWTPHISKDTLFKTSGHLEWYAEGMYPPMEMDGATYYAKPMNCPMHIVIYKSRARSYRELPLRLFELGTVYRYEKSGVLHGLTRVRGFTQDDSHIFVTRDQLGPELESLLAFVLRVLRTFGLTEFDAELATRPEKFVGDPADWDEATEALRQALEKAGIPYKVAEGEGAFYAPKIDVHIRDAIGRRWQLSTLQVDFQMPNRFDMEYTGADNSRHRPYMVHRALFGSLERFLAIILEHYAGALPTWLSPVQARVLPVSSDHERYAASVVAELRGAGLRADTDVADDTIGARIRKAKLEKLPYVLVVGADDAASGTVGVNARDGAVVRGVAVAELVARVKADAQPQG; encoded by the coding sequence ATGTCCGAGACGATCGAAGTCCGCCTGCCCGACGGGTCCTCCCGCAGCCTGCCGGCGGGTGCGACGGCCGCCGACCTGGCGGCCGCCATCGGGCCCCGGCTGGCCAAGGCGGCGGTGGCGGCCACCGTCGACGGGGCGGCCTACGACGTCCACCGGCCCCTGCCCGACGGGGCCGAGGTGGCCATCGTCACGTCCAACACCGACGAGGGCCGGGAGGTGCTGCGCCACTCCACGGCCCACGTGATGGCCCAGGCCGTGTGCGACCTGTTCCCCGGGGCGCGCTACGCCATCGGGCCGCCCATCGACGACGGCTTCTACTACGACTTCGACCTGCCCGGGGGCGTGCACTTCTCCGACGACGACCTGGCCCGCATCGAGGCCCGGATGCGCGAGATCGTGGCCGAGGACCAGCCCTTCGTCCGCGAGGAGCTGTCGCGCCAGCAGGGCCTGGAGGTGTTCGCCGACCAGCCCTTCAAGGTCGAGATCATCGAGGGGGTCGACCCCGGGGAGGGGGCCGACGCGGCCGTGGTGTCGACCTACCGCAACAACTCGTGGGTCGACCTGTGCCGGGGCCCGCACGTGCCCTCGACGGCCCGCCTGGGGGCCTTCCGGCTCATGAAGGTGGCCGGGGCCTACTGGCGGGGCGACGAGCGCCGGCCCATGCTCCAGCGCATCTACGGCACGGCCTGGGAGTCCAACCAGGCCCTGGCCGACCACCTCCACCGGCTGGAGGAGGCGGAGAAGCGTGACCACCGCAAGCTGGGGGCCGAGCTCGACCTGTTCCACTTCCCGCCCGAGATCGGCAGCGGCCTGCCCGTCTTCCACCCCAAGGGCGGCCTGGTGCGCAAGCTCATGGAGGACTACTCCAAGGCCGAGCACGAGAAGGCGGGCTACGAGTTCGTGTGGACGCCCCACATCTCCAAGGACACCCTGTTCAAGACGTCGGGCCACCTCGAGTGGTACGCCGAGGGCATGTACCCGCCCATGGAGATGGACGGGGCCACCTACTACGCCAAGCCCATGAACTGCCCGATGCACATCGTGATCTACAAGTCGCGGGCCCGGTCCTACCGGGAGCTCCCGCTGCGGCTGTTCGAGCTGGGCACGGTCTACCGCTACGAGAAGTCGGGCGTGCTGCACGGCCTCACCCGGGTGCGGGGCTTCACCCAGGACGACAGCCACATCTTCGTCACGCGCGACCAGCTGGGCCCCGAGCTGGAGTCGCTCCTGGCCTTCGTCCTGCGCGTGCTGCGCACCTTCGGGCTGACCGAGTTCGACGCCGAGCTGGCCACCCGGCCCGAGAAGTTCGTGGGCGACCCCGCCGACTGGGACGAGGCCACCGAAGCCCTGCGCCAGGCCCTGGAGAAGGCCGGTATCCCCTACAAGGTGGCCGAGGGCGAGGGCGCCTTCTACGCGCCCAAGATCGACGTCCACATCCGCGACGCCATCGGCCGGCGCTGGCAGCTCTCCACCTTGCAGGTCGACTTCCAGATGCCCAACCGGTTCGACATGGAGTACACGGGGGCCGACAACAGCCGCCACCGGCCCTACATGGTCCACCGTGCCCTGTTCGGGTCCCTTGAGCGGTTCTTGGCCATCATCCTGGAGCACTACGCCGGGGCCCTGCCCACGTGGCTCTCGCCCGTCCAGGCCCGGGTGCTGCCCGTGTCCTCCGACCACGAGCGCTACGCCGCCTCGGTGGTGGCCGAGCTGCGGGGGGCGGGCCTGAGGGCCGACACCGACGTGGCCGACGACACCATCGGGGCCCGGATCCGCAAGGCCAAGCTGGAGAAGCTGCCTTACGTGCTGGTCGTGGGGGCCGACGACGCGGCCAGCGGGACCGTCGGGGTCAACGCCCGCGACGGGGCGGTGGTGCGAGGCGTGGCCGTGGCCGAGCTCGTCGCCCGGGTCAAGGCCGACGCCCAGCCCCAGGGGTGA
- a CDS encoding HIT domain-containing protein, with amino-acid sequence MSGLDRLWAGWRSAYVERAAAGDGPECVFCAILAPGGTGEGQVVWRDETCAVLVNAFPYTGGHVLVMPVRHVAEVDDLGAEEGAAVWAAVTDAVRAIKAAYRPDGLNIGANLGRPAGAGIPGHFHLHVLPRWNGDTNFMTAVAEVRVMPEALSETSRKVQAAWPR; translated from the coding sequence GTGAGCGGCCTCGACCGCCTGTGGGCGGGCTGGCGCAGCGCCTACGTGGAGCGGGCGGCCGCCGGGGACGGGCCCGAGTGCGTGTTCTGCGCCATCTTGGCCCCCGGGGGCACCGGTGAGGGGCAGGTGGTCTGGCGGGACGAGACCTGCGCCGTGCTGGTCAACGCCTTCCCGTACACGGGCGGGCACGTGCTGGTCATGCCCGTGCGCCACGTGGCCGAGGTGGACGACCTGGGCGCCGAGGAGGGGGCGGCCGTGTGGGCCGCGGTGACCGACGCGGTGCGGGCCATCAAGGCCGCTTACCGGCCCGACGGCCTCAACATCGGGGCCAACCTGGGCCGGCCGGCGGGCGCCGGCATCCCCGGGCACTTCCACCTCCACGTCCTGCCCCGCTGGAACGGGGACACCAACTTCATGACCGCGGTGGCCGAGGTGCGGGTCATGCCCGAAGCCCTCTCGGAGACCTCGCGCAAGGTCCAGGCCGCGTGGCCCCGCTAA
- a CDS encoding NAD-binding protein has product MKSLALVLAYLSTPMARRNVRVLLWLHVVLVAVVALYSGLFHLLMDREGQSHSWPTAVYWTLVTMSTLGFGDITFQSDLGRLFSVVVLLSGALFILVLLPFTFIQFVYVPLMEARQRDRAPRQLPEDLSGHVLLTGIGPIENALIRRLDRSEVPYAVLVSDLEEALGLHDRGYRVMVGDLDDPAAYRAARVNRAALVAATRSDTANTNVAFTVREISESAQVVATANSPDAVDILQLAGCDRVLQLGEMLGRALAQRVLGPDGRSQVIGEFGDLLIAEAVAPASIVGSALRESDLRQRLGINVVGVWQGGTFEIAGPDTVVKPRSVVVLAGTRAELDAYDATRPAVTRSDAPVVVIGAGRVGRAAARALGEAGLTYRVVERDASRIRDPETYVQGDAADLAVLQRAGISEAAAAVVTTHDDDINVYLTLYCRRLRPEAQVIARANLDRNVTTLHRAGADFVLSYASTGATAIWNLLTADTTLQLAEGLDVFRLELPPSLAGKALASSGIRSRTGCNVVAVIRQGRIEANPDPFVPLEAGTELVLIGDTQAEQLFRDRYPGEGRRRHAKVRTAPPPPGRGSGSAPA; this is encoded by the coding sequence GTGAAGTCGCTGGCGCTGGTCCTGGCCTACCTGTCGACGCCCATGGCGCGCCGCAACGTGCGGGTGCTGCTGTGGCTGCACGTGGTGCTCGTGGCGGTGGTGGCCCTCTACAGCGGGCTGTTCCACCTGCTGATGGACCGCGAGGGCCAGAGCCACAGCTGGCCCACGGCCGTCTACTGGACGCTGGTGACGATGTCGACCCTGGGGTTCGGCGACATCACCTTCCAGTCCGACCTGGGCCGGCTGTTCTCGGTGGTGGTGCTGCTGTCGGGGGCCTTGTTCATCCTGGTGCTGCTGCCGTTCACGTTCATCCAGTTCGTCTACGTGCCCCTCATGGAGGCCCGCCAGCGCGACCGCGCCCCTCGCCAGCTCCCCGAGGACCTGTCCGGCCACGTGCTGCTGACGGGCATCGGGCCCATCGAGAACGCCCTGATCCGGCGCCTGGACCGCTCCGAGGTGCCCTACGCCGTGCTGGTCAGCGACCTGGAGGAGGCCCTGGGACTGCACGACCGCGGCTACCGGGTGATGGTCGGCGACCTCGACGACCCGGCCGCCTACCGGGCCGCCCGGGTGAACCGAGCCGCCCTGGTGGCCGCCACCCGCAGCGACACGGCCAACACCAACGTGGCCTTCACCGTGAGGGAGATCAGCGAGTCGGCCCAGGTGGTGGCCACCGCCAACTCGCCCGACGCGGTCGACATCCTCCAACTCGCGGGCTGCGACCGGGTGCTGCAATTGGGCGAGATGCTGGGGCGGGCGCTGGCCCAGCGGGTGCTGGGCCCCGACGGGCGCAGCCAGGTGATCGGCGAGTTCGGCGACCTGCTCATAGCCGAGGCCGTGGCCCCCGCCTCGATCGTGGGCTCCGCCCTGCGGGAGTCCGACCTGCGCCAGCGCCTCGGCATCAACGTGGTCGGGGTGTGGCAGGGCGGCACCTTCGAGATCGCCGGGCCGGACACGGTGGTCAAGCCCCGCAGCGTGGTCGTGCTGGCCGGCACCCGGGCCGAGCTGGACGCCTACGACGCCACCCGGCCGGCTGTAACCCGCTCGGACGCGCCCGTCGTGGTCATCGGTGCCGGGCGGGTGGGCCGGGCCGCGGCCCGCGCCCTAGGCGAGGCCGGGCTGACTTACCGGGTGGTGGAGCGCGACGCCTCTCGCATCCGTGACCCCGAGACCTACGTGCAGGGTGACGCCGCCGACCTGGCCGTGCTCCAGCGGGCGGGGATCAGCGAGGCCGCGGCCGCCGTGGTCACGACCCACGACGACGACATCAACGTGTACCTGACGCTCTACTGCCGCCGCCTGCGGCCCGAGGCCCAGGTCATCGCCCGGGCCAACCTCGACCGCAACGTGACGACGCTGCACCGGGCCGGGGCCGACTTCGTGCTCTCCTACGCGTCCACCGGGGCCACCGCCATCTGGAACCTGCTCACGGCCGACACCACCCTGCAGCTGGCCGAAGGCCTCGACGTGTTCCGTCTGGAGCTGCCGCCGTCACTGGCGGGCAAGGCACTGGCCAGCTCGGGGATCCGGTCGCGCACCGGGTGCAACGTGGTGGCCGTCATACGGCAGGGCCGGATCGAGGCCAACCCCGACCCGTTCGTCCCCCTGGAGGCCGGCACCGAGCTGGTCCTCATCGGCGACACCCAGGCCGAGCAGCTCTTCCGGGACCGCTACCCGGGTGAAGGGCGGCGCCGTCACGCGAAGGTCAGAACTGCTCCTCCACCTCCCGGCCGAGGATCTGGCTCAGCCCCCGCTTGA
- a CDS encoding DinB family protein, producing the protein MTISWTCPECGLDYDKISPRDASGAVRTFPRRYRSVLTHFALPGEDLEEIVRQRPAPGVWSALEYTAHVAQTLDLMAPTIRQIVLEDNPHLFAWDPDEQAEEQSYNDWTLMEAIAELESACADLSMALEYVGSEDWTKKGTFDYGEREALDVARNAVHEGSHHLRDIKRGLSQILGREVEEQF; encoded by the coding sequence ATGACCATCAGCTGGACCTGCCCGGAGTGCGGGCTCGACTACGACAAGATCTCGCCGCGCGACGCCTCGGGGGCGGTCCGCACCTTCCCCCGCCGGTACCGGTCGGTGCTCACCCACTTCGCCCTTCCCGGGGAGGACCTGGAGGAGATCGTGCGCCAGCGTCCGGCCCCGGGGGTGTGGTCGGCCCTGGAGTACACGGCCCACGTGGCCCAGACCCTCGACCTGATGGCTCCCACCATCCGCCAGATCGTGCTGGAGGACAACCCGCACCTGTTCGCATGGGACCCTGACGAGCAGGCCGAGGAGCAGTCCTACAACGACTGGACGCTGATGGAGGCCATCGCCGAGCTCGAGTCGGCGTGTGCCGACCTGTCGATGGCCCTGGAGTACGTCGGCAGCGAGGACTGGACCAAGAAGGGCACGTTCGACTACGGCGAGCGGGAGGCCCTCGACGTGGCCCGCAACGCCGTCCACGAAGGGTCACACCACCTGCGCGACATCAAGCGGGGGCTGAGCCAGATCCTCGGCCGGGAGGTGGAGGAGCAGTTCTGA
- a CDS encoding DinB family protein, whose amino-acid sequence MTETQGQAGEAGDAGESNACEECGFTDDLSMDEAVAAIGRFAKRYRAPLTRFLPGEDGDAVVRARPAPGVWSALEYAAHVRDVFGWYDEWVRRSLDEDGFVVDAPGPDEAADLGRYGELAPQEVAAALEANASRLAATLAAVPEGSWGRTHVRRGHRRSVLFTARRAVHEGNHHLLDIGRGMRAVRDGLKGAT is encoded by the coding sequence ATGACCGAGACCCAGGGCCAGGCGGGCGAGGCGGGCGATGCGGGCGAGAGCAACGCCTGCGAGGAGTGCGGGTTCACCGACGACCTGTCGATGGACGAGGCGGTGGCCGCCATCGGACGGTTCGCCAAGCGCTACCGGGCCCCGCTGACCCGGTTCCTGCCGGGCGAGGACGGGGATGCCGTTGTCCGCGCCCGCCCCGCCCCCGGGGTGTGGTCGGCCCTGGAGTACGCGGCCCACGTCCGCGACGTGTTCGGCTGGTACGACGAGTGGGTGCGCAGGTCGCTCGACGAGGACGGCTTCGTGGTGGATGCCCCTGGGCCCGACGAGGCGGCCGACCTGGGCCGCTACGGTGAGCTGGCCCCCCAGGAGGTGGCGGCCGCCCTGGAGGCCAACGCTTCCCGCTTGGCCGCCACCTTGGCCGCGGTCCCCGAGGGCTCATGGGGCCGCACCCATGTGCGCCGGGGCCACCGCCGCTCGGTGCTGTTCACCGCCCGGCGGGCGGTCCACGAGGGCAACCACCACCTGCTCGACATCGGCCGCGGCATGCGGGCCGTGCGAGACGGCCTCAAGGGGGCGACATGA
- the fusA gene encoding elongation factor G, with protein MKSFPPARIRNVALVGHGGAGKTSLAEALLFCSGAITRLGRVEDGNTTCDFDPEEVKRGISLSLALAPFEHDGHKVNLLDTPGYADFVTDVHAALRVADLVVLVVSAVEGPEVGTDIAWKIAADAGLPRMFFVNKLDRERASFTRTLDALREHYGSGVAPLDLPIGEEASFTGVADVLGGTAFTYQNGSRTGAQGQVPTELQAQIDEVRDSLIEGIVVSDDALMERYLEGEDLDPKELRQALAKGVAEASVFPVAVGSATKLVGVDRLASLITEVGPSPLDRPPVPVTAGSTTAEVAPDPAGQPLALVYRTLADPYVGKVSFFKVLSGTVRPDSHLTNPRTHSDERLHSLFTMRGKEQDPVPEVPAGDLGAVAKLSDTATGDTLAPKGTPVVIPPIEPPVPVLSVAIKPKSKGDEDKLMTGLHRLQEEDAALQLRRDDETHQTLLSGMGETHLALVTDKLARKFGVEVETEEVRVPYRETVTGTAEAEGKHKKQTGGHGQFGVAFLRVEPMERGAGFEFVDKIVGGAIPRQFIPAVEKGVAETMSAGGVFGYPVVDVRVTLYDGKFHPVDSSELSFKMAGSLALKEAMANAHPVMLEPISHLEVTVPMQYQGDIMGDLNSRRGRVQGTEAVGNGEQMVTALVPTSEVMRYSIDLRSMTGGRGRFSVSHSHYDLLPSHLVDKVARKGE; from the coding sequence GTGAAGAGCTTCCCTCCGGCCAGGATCCGCAACGTCGCGCTGGTGGGGCACGGCGGCGCGGGAAAGACGAGCCTGGCCGAGGCGCTGCTCTTCTGCTCCGGGGCCATCACCCGGCTGGGCCGGGTGGAGGACGGCAACACCACCTGCGACTTCGACCCCGAGGAGGTCAAGCGGGGCATATCGCTGTCGCTCGCCCTGGCCCCCTTCGAGCACGACGGCCACAAGGTCAACCTGCTCGACACGCCGGGCTATGCCGACTTCGTGACCGACGTGCACGCCGCCCTGCGGGTGGCCGACCTCGTCGTGCTCGTGGTGAGCGCCGTCGAGGGGCCCGAGGTGGGCACCGACATCGCCTGGAAGATCGCGGCCGACGCCGGGCTGCCCCGCATGTTCTTCGTGAACAAGCTCGACCGTGAGCGGGCCAGCTTCACCCGCACGCTCGACGCCCTGCGCGAGCACTACGGCTCGGGCGTGGCCCCCCTCGATCTACCCATCGGTGAGGAGGCGTCCTTCACCGGGGTGGCCGACGTGTTGGGGGGCACAGCCTTCACCTACCAGAACGGCTCCAGGACCGGGGCCCAGGGCCAGGTGCCGACCGAGCTCCAGGCCCAGATCGACGAGGTGCGCGACAGCCTGATCGAAGGCATCGTGGTGTCCGACGACGCGCTCATGGAGCGCTACCTCGAAGGAGAGGACCTCGATCCCAAGGAGCTGCGCCAGGCCCTGGCCAAGGGCGTGGCCGAGGCCTCGGTGTTCCCGGTGGCCGTAGGGTCGGCCACCAAGCTGGTGGGCGTAGACCGCCTGGCGTCGCTGATCACCGAGGTGGGGCCCTCGCCCCTCGACCGACCGCCCGTCCCGGTGACGGCCGGGAGCACGACCGCCGAGGTGGCGCCCGACCCGGCGGGCCAGCCCCTGGCCCTCGTCTACCGCACCCTGGCCGACCCCTACGTCGGCAAGGTCTCGTTCTTCAAGGTGCTCTCGGGCACGGTCCGCCCCGACTCCCACCTGACCAACCCCCGCACGCACTCCGACGAACGGCTCCACTCGCTGTTCACCATGCGGGGCAAGGAGCAGGACCCGGTGCCCGAGGTACCCGCCGGCGACCTCGGGGCGGTGGCCAAGCTGAGCGACACGGCCACCGGCGACACGCTCGCCCCCAAGGGCACGCCGGTAGTGATCCCGCCCATCGAGCCGCCCGTCCCGGTGCTGTCGGTGGCCATCAAGCCCAAGTCCAAGGGGGACGAGGACAAGCTGATGACGGGCCTGCACCGCCTCCAGGAGGAGGACGCCGCCCTCCAGCTGCGCCGCGACGACGAGACCCACCAGACGCTGCTGTCGGGCATGGGCGAGACCCACCTGGCCCTGGTGACCGACAAGCTGGCCCGCAAGTTCGGGGTCGAGGTCGAGACCGAGGAGGTCAGGGTCCCCTACCGCGAGACGGTCACGGGTACGGCCGAGGCCGAGGGCAAGCACAAGAAGCAGACCGGGGGTCACGGCCAGTTCGGCGTCGCCTTCCTGCGGGTGGAGCCCATGGAGCGGGGGGCGGGTTTCGAGTTCGTCGACAAGATCGTGGGCGGGGCCATCCCCCGCCAGTTCATCCCCGCCGTGGAGAAGGGGGTGGCCGAGACCATGTCGGCCGGTGGGGTGTTCGGCTACCCGGTGGTCGACGTGCGGGTCACGCTCTACGACGGCAAGTTCCACCCCGTCGACTCGTCGGAGCTGAGCTTCAAGATGGCCGGCTCGCTGGCCCTCAAGGAGGCCATGGCCAACGCCCACCCTGTCATGCTGGAGCCCATCTCCCACCTGGAGGTGACCGTCCCCATGCAGTACCAGGGCGACATCATGGGCGACCTCAACTCCCGGCGGGGCCGGGTGCAGGGCACCGAGGCCGTCGGCAACGGCGAGCAGATGGTGACCGCCCTGGTGCCCACGTCCGAGGTGATGCGCTACTCCATCGACCTGCGCTCGATGACCGGGGGGCGGGGCCGCTTCTCGGTGAGCCACAGCCACTACGACCTGCTCCCCTCCCACCTCGTCGACAAGGTTGCCAGGAAGGGCGAATGA
- a CDS encoding CDP-alcohol phosphatidyltransferase family protein, with translation MFDKRCRTGVERSLRPVGSGLGKVGITANQLTATGVVISVFAGLAVARGWLLVGMALLAASAIPDVLDGAVAKASGTSSPRGAFFDSVSDRVSDTFVLGGVAWYLAGAESGHMAVLPLAVLGMSNLVSYERARAESLGFTARGGLMERAERMLLLGFGLAFGSLLVPVLWVMLALTAVTAVHRFLMVWRQGSSPRAPAGEGIGGRLLGWRPGEGFSPSKRETKARWRERSPEARRARPPRAPRPPRSPRG, from the coding sequence GTGTTCGACAAGCGATGCCGCACGGGCGTGGAGCGCAGCCTCCGCCCTGTCGGCTCTGGCCTCGGCAAGGTCGGTATAACGGCGAACCAGCTCACGGCCACCGGGGTGGTGATCTCGGTCTTCGCCGGCTTGGCGGTGGCCCGGGGCTGGCTGCTGGTAGGGATGGCGCTGCTGGCCGCCTCCGCCATCCCCGACGTCCTCGACGGGGCCGTGGCCAAGGCGTCAGGCACGTCCTCGCCCCGAGGGGCGTTCTTCGACTCGGTCAGCGACCGCGTGTCCGACACGTTCGTGCTCGGCGGGGTGGCGTGGTACCTGGCGGGGGCGGAGAGCGGCCACATGGCCGTGCTGCCCCTGGCCGTGCTGGGCATGTCCAACCTCGTCTCCTACGAGCGGGCGCGGGCCGAGTCCCTGGGGTTCACGGCCCGGGGCGGGCTCATGGAGCGGGCCGAGCGCATGCTCCTGCTCGGCTTCGGGCTGGCCTTCGGGTCGCTCCTGGTCCCCGTCCTGTGGGTCATGCTGGCGCTGACAGCCGTCACCGCCGTGCACCGCTTCCTGATGGTGTGGCGCCAGGGGTCCAGCCCCCGGGCCCCGGCCGGCGAGGGGATCGGCGGCCGCCTGCTGGGCTGGCGGCCGGGCGAGGGCTTCAGCCCGAGCAAGCGTGAGACCAAGGCCCGGTGGCGGGAGCGTTCCCCCGAGGCCCGCCGGGCCCGCCCGCCCCGCGCCCCGCGCCCGCCGCGGTCCCCGCGGGGCTGA
- a CDS encoding phosphatidylinositol mannoside acyltransferase codes for MAGAFPRGPPGPPAPRPAPAAVPAGLNPRLTYWAYRAGAGVAAALPEAAARPVARGLARAAVPLLGRRGAMVARHAARVAGRSLTPAEEKAAVRASVESYARYWMESLRLRRIDHARIDAQFSIEGLEHIEGAREAGTGAVLAIPHVGGWDVGGAWFVAHGFPLAVVVEPVEPPELFEWFAGLRRSFGLKVIALGTGAGTEVLRCLRANEVVGLLCDRDIGGGGVEVEFFGERTTLPGGPATLALRAGAPVLPTAIYFDGPRHRAVVRPPIDFARTGRFRDDVARLTQAIATELEALIRPAPDQWHLFQPNWPSDREGG; via the coding sequence GTGGCGGGAGCGTTCCCCCGAGGCCCGCCGGGCCCGCCCGCCCCGCGCCCCGCGCCCGCCGCGGTCCCCGCGGGGCTGAACCCCCGCCTCACCTACTGGGCCTACCGCGCCGGCGCGGGCGTGGCCGCGGCCCTTCCTGAGGCGGCCGCCCGGCCCGTGGCCCGGGGCCTGGCCCGGGCAGCCGTGCCCCTGCTGGGCCGGCGGGGGGCGATGGTGGCCCGCCACGCCGCCCGGGTCGCGGGCCGGTCCCTCACACCGGCCGAGGAGAAGGCCGCCGTGCGGGCGTCGGTCGAGTCCTATGCCCGCTACTGGATGGAGTCGCTGCGGCTGAGGCGCATCGACCACGCCCGCATCGACGCCCAGTTCTCCATCGAAGGGCTCGAGCACATAGAGGGCGCCCGGGAGGCGGGCACGGGGGCGGTGCTGGCCATCCCCCACGTCGGGGGCTGGGACGTGGGCGGGGCCTGGTTCGTGGCCCACGGCTTCCCGCTGGCCGTTGTCGTCGAACCGGTGGAACCCCCCGAGCTGTTCGAGTGGTTCGCGGGCCTGCGCCGTTCGTTCGGCCTGAAGGTCATAGCGTTGGGGACGGGCGCGGGCACCGAGGTCCTGCGCTGCCTGCGGGCCAACGAGGTCGTGGGCCTGCTCTGCGACCGCGACATCGGCGGCGGCGGCGTCGAGGTCGAGTTCTTCGGCGAGCGCACCACGCTCCCCGGGGGCCCGGCCACCCTGGCCCTGCGCGCTGGCGCCCCCGTGCTCCCCACCGCCATCTACTTCGACGGCCCCCGCCATCGCGCCGTCGTGCGTCCCCCGATCGACTTTGCCCGCACCGGCCGCTTCCGCGACGACGTCGCCCGCCTCACCCAGGCCATCGCCACCGAGCTCGAGGCCCTCATCCGCCCCGCCCCCGACCAGTGGCACCTCTTCCAGCCCAACTGGCCGTCGGACCGGGAGGGCGGATGA